One window of Streptomyces sp. FIT100 genomic DNA carries:
- a CDS encoding succinic semialdehyde dehydrogenase, which produces MTDSQALAPTPTNPVAAAPAGARTAADVVTPEVVAQLTRGVVGSGRTANHTPFTGEKLADLPESTPEDVAEAFARARAAQPAWAATSPRARAAVLLRFHDLVLERQGEVLDLIQLETGKARLHAHEEVLSVAVAARHYGRRAPSYLRPKRHTGVVPVLTKTTELRQPRGVVGQIAPWNYPLELSVGDALPAFVSGNAVVMKPDTETALTALWARDLLIEAGLPAGVFQVVIGEGPVVGPEVVRHADYVSFTGSTRTGREVAQGAAARLVGVSLELGGKNAMLVLHDADVDKAAAGAVRACFSSAGQLCISIERLYVHESVADAFVERFAARTKAMRLGNSLAYGADMGSLVGERQLETVKRHVEEAVAKGATLVAGGAHRTDIGPLFYEPTILDGVEAPMAVCAEETFGPVVSVYRFTDEDDAVEQANATPYGLNASVWTKDGRRGHAVAARLRTGTVNINEGYAPAYGSVQSPMGGMKDSGLSRRHGSEGILKYTEAQTVAQQRLIPLAPSFGMDDAKYAAFMSTSLKVMKALRLR; this is translated from the coding sequence ATGACGGACTCGCAGGCCCTCGCGCCCACCCCCACGAATCCGGTCGCGGCGGCCCCCGCGGGCGCCCGGACTGCTGCCGATGTGGTCACCCCCGAGGTGGTCGCCCAGCTGACGCGCGGCGTCGTGGGCTCCGGCCGCACCGCCAACCACACCCCCTTCACCGGGGAGAAGCTGGCCGACCTGCCCGAGTCCACGCCCGAGGACGTCGCCGAGGCGTTCGCCCGCGCCCGCGCCGCCCAGCCCGCCTGGGCCGCGACCTCACCGCGCGCCCGCGCCGCCGTGCTGCTCCGCTTCCACGACCTGGTCCTGGAGCGCCAGGGCGAGGTGCTCGACCTCATCCAGCTGGAGACCGGCAAGGCCCGTCTCCACGCCCACGAAGAGGTCCTCTCCGTCGCCGTCGCCGCGCGCCACTACGGCCGCAGGGCCCCCTCGTATCTGCGGCCCAAGCGGCACACCGGCGTCGTGCCCGTCCTCACCAAGACCACCGAACTGCGCCAGCCGCGCGGCGTCGTCGGCCAGATCGCCCCCTGGAACTACCCGCTGGAGCTGTCCGTCGGCGACGCGCTCCCCGCCTTCGTCTCCGGCAACGCCGTCGTGATGAAGCCCGACACCGAGACCGCGCTGACCGCCCTGTGGGCCCGCGACCTGCTGATCGAGGCCGGACTGCCCGCCGGTGTCTTCCAGGTCGTCATCGGCGAGGGCCCGGTCGTCGGCCCCGAGGTCGTCCGGCACGCCGACTACGTCTCGTTCACCGGCTCCACCCGCACCGGCCGCGAGGTCGCCCAGGGCGCCGCCGCCCGCCTCGTCGGCGTCTCCCTCGAACTCGGCGGCAAGAACGCCATGCTGGTGCTGCATGACGCCGACGTCGACAAGGCCGCCGCCGGCGCCGTCCGCGCCTGCTTCTCCTCCGCGGGCCAGCTCTGCATCTCCATCGAGCGCCTGTACGTCCACGAGTCCGTCGCCGACGCCTTCGTCGAGCGCTTCGCGGCCCGTACGAAGGCCATGCGCCTCGGCAACTCCCTCGCGTACGGCGCCGACATGGGCTCGCTCGTCGGCGAGCGGCAGCTGGAGACGGTCAAGCGCCATGTGGAGGAGGCCGTCGCCAAGGGCGCGACGCTCGTCGCGGGCGGCGCCCACCGCACCGACATCGGCCCCCTCTTCTACGAGCCCACCATCCTCGACGGCGTCGAGGCGCCGATGGCCGTGTGCGCCGAGGAGACCTTCGGCCCCGTCGTCTCGGTCTACCGCTTCACGGACGAGGACGACGCCGTCGAGCAGGCCAACGCCACCCCGTACGGCCTCAACGCGAGCGTGTGGACCAAGGACGGCCGCCGCGGCCACGCCGTCGCCGCCCGGCTGCGCACCGGCACCGTCAACATCAACGAGGGGTACGCGCCCGCGTACGGCAGCGTGCAGTCCCCGATGGGCGGCATGAAGGACTCCGGCCTGAGCCGGCGGCACGGCTCCGAGGGGATCCTCAAGTACACCGAGGCCCAGACGGTGGCGCAGCAGCGGCTGATCCCGCTGGCCCCGTCCTTCGGCATGGACGACGCGAAGTACGCGGCGTTCATGAGCACGTCCCTGAAGGTCATGAAGGCCCTGCGGCTGCGCTGA
- a CDS encoding GMC family oxidoreductase, with product MPESRPAQNDDYDYDVIVVGSGFGGSVSALRLTEKGYRVGVLEAGRRFTRETLPRNSWDLRNYLWAPALGFFGIQRIHLLGNVMVLAGAGVGGGSLNYANTLYVPPAPFFNDPQWKDITDWQEELRPYYDQAQRMLGVRLNPTMTPSDVHLKATAEAMGVGDTFHMAPVGVFFGDGRDAVGEDGAAAGAGNAKAEPGAEVPDPYFGGAGPSRRACTECGECMTGCRHGAKNTLNENYLYLAEKAGAVIHPMTSVTAVTEDSRGGFAVTTLPSDSKRKGPGRTFTARRVVVAAGTYGTQTLLHRMKDSGLLPRISARLGELTRTNSEALVGAQTDDCRYRKRHGVDKVDFTRGVAITSSIHPDEHTHIEPVRYGKGSNSMGGMTVLQVPYSSRRVLAWLGNCARHPWLTVRALSNRRWSERTIIGLVMQSLDNSLTTYRKEKGLGKGLLTARQGHGAPNPGQIPEATRAATLLAEEINGFAGSNIGELMGTPLTAHFLGGCPIGATVESGVIDPYHRLYGHPGISVVDGAAVTANLGVNPSLTITAQAERAMSFWPNNGDPDPRPHQDAAYARLSPVAPKSPSVPADAFGALNLPFLGMPSVPPKSS from the coding sequence ATGCCCGAGTCCCGGCCTGCCCAGAATGACGACTACGACTACGACGTCATCGTGGTCGGCTCCGGCTTCGGCGGCTCCGTTTCGGCCCTCCGTCTCACCGAGAAGGGCTACCGCGTCGGCGTCCTGGAGGCGGGCCGCCGCTTCACCCGCGAGACGCTGCCCAGGAACTCCTGGGACCTGCGCAACTACCTGTGGGCCCCGGCGCTCGGGTTCTTCGGCATCCAGCGCATCCATCTCCTCGGCAACGTGATGGTGCTGGCAGGAGCGGGCGTCGGCGGCGGCTCCCTCAACTACGCGAACACGCTGTACGTCCCGCCCGCCCCGTTCTTCAACGACCCGCAGTGGAAGGACATCACGGACTGGCAGGAGGAGCTGAGGCCGTACTACGACCAGGCGCAGCGCATGCTCGGGGTGCGGCTCAACCCCACCATGACCCCCTCCGACGTGCACCTGAAGGCGACCGCCGAGGCCATGGGCGTCGGCGACACCTTCCACATGGCCCCGGTGGGGGTCTTCTTCGGCGACGGCCGTGACGCCGTCGGCGAGGACGGGGCCGCGGCCGGGGCGGGGAACGCGAAGGCCGAGCCGGGCGCGGAGGTCCCCGACCCCTACTTCGGCGGCGCGGGCCCCTCCCGCCGCGCCTGCACCGAGTGCGGCGAGTGCATGACCGGCTGCCGCCACGGCGCCAAGAACACCCTCAACGAGAACTACCTCTACCTCGCCGAGAAGGCCGGCGCCGTCATCCACCCGATGACGTCGGTCACGGCCGTGACCGAGGACTCGCGGGGCGGCTTCGCCGTCACGACCCTGCCGAGCGACAGCAAGCGCAAGGGCCCGGGCCGTACGTTCACGGCCCGGCGGGTCGTCGTCGCGGCCGGCACGTACGGCACCCAGACGCTGCTCCACCGTATGAAGGACAGCGGGCTGCTGCCCCGGATCTCCGCGCGGCTCGGCGAGCTGACCCGCACCAACTCCGAGGCCCTCGTCGGCGCCCAGACCGACGACTGCCGCTACCGCAAGCGCCACGGCGTCGACAAGGTCGACTTCACACGCGGGGTCGCGATCACGTCCTCGATCCACCCGGACGAGCACACCCACATCGAGCCGGTCCGCTACGGCAAGGGCTCGAACTCCATGGGCGGCATGACCGTCCTCCAGGTCCCCTACAGCTCGCGCCGCGTCCTGGCCTGGTTGGGCAACTGCGCCCGCCACCCGTGGCTCACCGTTCGCGCGCTCTCCAACCGCCGCTGGTCGGAGCGGACCATCATCGGCCTGGTCATGCAGTCCCTGGACAACTCCCTGACCACGTACCGCAAGGAGAAGGGCCTCGGCAAGGGCCTCCTCACCGCCCGCCAGGGCCACGGCGCCCCCAACCCGGGCCAGATCCCCGAGGCCACCCGCGCCGCGACCCTCCTCGCCGAGGAGATCAACGGTTTCGCCGGCTCCAACATCGGCGAACTCATGGGTACCCCGCTCACCGCCCACTTCCTCGGCGGCTGCCCGATCGGCGCCACCGTAGAATCGGGAGTGATCGACCCGTACCACCGCCTCTACGGCCACCCGGGCATATCGGTCGTCGACGGCGCCGCCGTCACCGCGAACCTCGGCGTCAACCCGTCCCTCACCATCACGGCCCAGGCCGAACGGGCCATGTCCTTCTGGCCCAACAACGGCGACCCCGACCCCCGCCCGCACCAGGACGCGGCGTACGCCCGCCTCTCCCCGGTCGCCCCGAAGTCCCCCTCGGTCCCGGCAGACGCCTTCGGCGCGCTGAACCTCCCGTTCCTGGGCATGCCGTCGGTCCCGCCGAAGTCCTCCTGA
- a CDS encoding LPXTG cell wall anchor domain-containing protein: MKLRRAMAVAAATAVIAPAAFLAAPAAYATDGTTSTTSTAGSTGESETPAEGTTPAEETPAEETKPGEETPAEETKPEEETPAEETKPEEETPAEGTNPEEEPPAEGTNPGEEPPAEGTDPGEDEELPPYCEEIDENFEEKALDVEISGLPGKIVAGSAPEEFNLTITNKSEADLKEVAFYAEVENYELDEDKYLSKYVDLEFKLPGTNEWAGIGDKDWAGGYFWGVETMKSQDFVKIDLRLTIDKNAPAGDSYSFGSGGYLGDVEGQECIAENEGQIVDFVVLAPGSSNENPGEAKPGEGDQKPGDKGPDTKPQGGIKEIPVSGNLAETGSSSMLPTIGIAGGIAIVAGAGVVFAMKRRKGAAVA, translated from the coding sequence ATGAAGCTTCGCCGCGCTATGGCCGTCGCCGCAGCGACCGCTGTCATAGCCCCTGCCGCCTTCCTGGCGGCTCCGGCCGCGTACGCGACGGACGGCACCACCAGCACGACCTCCACCGCCGGCTCGACGGGCGAGTCGGAGACCCCGGCCGAGGGCACCACCCCGGCGGAGGAGACCCCGGCCGAGGAGACCAAGCCGGGCGAGGAGACTCCCGCCGAGGAGACCAAGCCGGAGGAGGAGACCCCGGCCGAGGAGACCAAGCCCGAAGAGGAGACCCCGGCCGAGGGCACCAACCCGGAGGAGGAGCCCCCCGCCGAGGGCACCAACCCGGGCGAGGAGCCCCCCGCCGAGGGCACCGACCCGGGCGAGGACGAGGAGCTCCCGCCGTACTGCGAGGAGATCGACGAGAACTTCGAGGAGAAGGCTCTCGACGTCGAGATCTCCGGCCTGCCCGGCAAGATCGTCGCGGGCAGCGCCCCGGAGGAGTTCAACCTCACCATCACGAACAAGTCGGAGGCCGACCTCAAGGAGGTCGCCTTCTACGCCGAGGTCGAGAACTACGAGCTCGACGAGGACAAGTACCTCAGCAAGTACGTCGACCTGGAGTTCAAGCTCCCCGGCACCAACGAGTGGGCCGGCATCGGCGACAAGGACTGGGCCGGCGGCTACTTCTGGGGCGTCGAGACCATGAAGTCCCAGGACTTCGTGAAGATCGACCTCCGCCTCACCATCGACAAGAACGCCCCGGCCGGGGACAGCTACTCCTTCGGCTCAGGCGGCTACCTCGGTGACGTCGAGGGCCAGGAGTGCATCGCCGAGAACGAGGGCCAGATCGTGGACTTCGTCGTCCTGGCGCCGGGCTCGTCGAACGAGAACCCGGGCGAGGCCAAGCCGGGCGAGGGCGACCAGAAGCCCGGGGACAAGGGCCCCGACACCAAGCCGCAGGGCGGAATCAAGGAGATCCCCGTCTCCGGCAACCTCGCCGAGACCGGTTCCTCCTCGATGCTGCCGACCATCGGTATCGCCGGTGGCATCGCCATCGTCGCCGGTGCCGGTGTCGTCTTCGCGATGAAGCGTCGTAAGGGCGCCGCGGTCGCGTAA
- a CDS encoding chorismate mutase: MPATPVTSVTPVTSVTETGARTDEAAHVINGARERIDALDDHIIGLVQERMAVSAVIQEARITSGGRRVNLSREMEVLGHYRDALGKPGTALAMTLLELCRGRI; the protein is encoded by the coding sequence ATGCCCGCCACCCCTGTCACCTCCGTCACCCCCGTCACCTCCGTCACCGAGACCGGAGCCCGCACCGACGAGGCCGCGCACGTGATCAACGGCGCCCGCGAACGCATCGACGCCCTCGACGACCACATCATCGGCCTGGTCCAGGAACGGATGGCCGTCTCGGCCGTCATCCAGGAGGCCCGCATCACCTCGGGCGGCCGCCGTGTGAACCTCTCGCGCGAGATGGAGGTGCTCGGCCACTACAGGGATGCGCTGGGCAAGCCGGGTACGGCGCTGGCCATGACGCTCCTGGAGCTGTGCCGGGGCCGCATCTGA
- the guaA gene encoding glutamine-hydrolyzing GMP synthase produces MSSASPAAAPDIANPDVVLVVDFGAQYAQLIARRVREARVYSEIVPSTMPVAEMLARKPAAIILSGGPSSVYEEGAPRLDRALFEAGVPVFGMCYGFQLMAQTLGGTVDNSGAREYGRTDLHVSKTGSTLFEGTPAEQAVWMSHGDACSAAPEGFTVTASTDVVPVAAFENDEKKLYGVQHHPEVMHSTYGQQVLEHFLYRGAGIEPTWTTGNVIEEQVAAIREQVGDKRAICGLSGGVDSAVAAALVQKAIGSQLTCVYVDHGLMRKGETEQVEKDFVAATGVSLKVVDAQERFLAALAGVSDPEEKRKIIGREFIRVFEQAEAEIIAEAGAHGDQPVKFLVQGTLYPDVVESGGGTGTANIKSHHNVGGLPEDLEFELIEPLRKLFKDEVRMVGQELGLPAEIVHRQPFPGPGLGIRIVGEVTRERLDLLREADAIAREELTAAGLDREIWQCPVVLLADVRSVGVQGDGRTYGHPIVLRPVSSEDAMTADWTRMPYDVLAKISTRITNEVADVNRVVLDVTSKPPGTIEWE; encoded by the coding sequence GTGTCCTCAGCGTCCCCCGCTGCCGCGCCCGACATCGCCAACCCGGACGTAGTCCTCGTTGTCGACTTCGGCGCGCAGTACGCCCAGCTCATCGCCCGCCGCGTCCGTGAGGCCCGCGTCTACAGCGAGATCGTCCCGTCGACCATGCCGGTGGCGGAGATGCTGGCCAGGAAGCCCGCGGCGATCATCCTCTCCGGCGGCCCCTCGTCCGTGTACGAGGAGGGCGCCCCGCGCCTGGACCGGGCGCTCTTCGAGGCCGGCGTCCCCGTATTCGGCATGTGCTACGGCTTCCAGCTGATGGCGCAGACCCTCGGCGGTACCGTCGACAACTCCGGTGCCCGTGAGTACGGCCGTACGGACCTGCACGTCTCCAAGACCGGGTCCACGCTCTTCGAGGGCACCCCCGCCGAGCAGGCGGTGTGGATGTCGCACGGCGACGCCTGCTCCGCCGCGCCCGAGGGCTTCACCGTGACCGCCTCCACGGACGTCGTTCCGGTCGCGGCCTTCGAGAACGACGAGAAGAAGCTGTACGGCGTGCAGCACCACCCGGAGGTCATGCACTCGACCTACGGCCAGCAGGTCCTGGAGCACTTCCTCTACCGGGGCGCCGGCATCGAGCCGACGTGGACGACCGGCAACGTCATCGAGGAGCAGGTCGCCGCGATCCGCGAGCAGGTCGGCGACAAGCGCGCCATCTGCGGGCTGTCCGGCGGGGTCGACTCGGCCGTCGCCGCCGCCCTCGTGCAGAAGGCCATCGGCTCCCAGCTGACCTGCGTGTACGTCGACCACGGCCTGATGCGCAAGGGCGAGACCGAGCAGGTCGAGAAGGACTTCGTCGCCGCGACCGGCGTCTCGCTGAAGGTCGTCGACGCGCAGGAGCGGTTCCTCGCCGCCCTCGCCGGGGTCTCCGACCCCGAGGAGAAGCGGAAGATCATCGGCCGGGAGTTCATCCGGGTCTTCGAGCAGGCCGAGGCCGAGATCATCGCCGAGGCGGGCGCGCACGGCGACCAGCCGGTGAAGTTCCTGGTGCAGGGCACCCTCTACCCGGACGTGGTGGAGTCCGGCGGCGGTACCGGCACCGCGAACATCAAGTCGCACCACAACGTGGGCGGCCTGCCCGAGGACCTCGAGTTCGAGCTCATCGAGCCGCTGCGCAAGCTCTTCAAGGACGAGGTCCGGATGGTCGGCCAGGAGCTCGGCCTGCCGGCGGAGATCGTCCACCGCCAGCCCTTCCCCGGCCCCGGCCTCGGTATCCGTATCGTCGGCGAGGTCACCAGGGAGCGCCTGGACCTGCTGCGCGAGGCCGACGCGATCGCCCGCGAGGAGCTGACCGCCGCCGGGCTCGATCGCGAGATCTGGCAGTGCCCCGTCGTGCTGCTCGCCGATGTGCGCTCGGTGGGCGTGCAGGGCGACGGGCGGACGTACGGGCACCCGATCGTGCTCCGCCCGGTGTCCAGCGAGGACGCCATGACGGCGGACTGGACGCGGATGCCGTACGACGTGCTCGCGAAGATCTCGACCCGGATCACCAACGAGGTCGCGGACGTGAACCGGGTGGTGCTGGATGTGACCAGCAAGCCGCCGGGCACCATCGAGTGGGAGTGA
- a CDS encoding class II aldolase/adducin family protein yields MTETPAEMPVETPTLQTPLPVPEPVPVDQLDFAMPPVHDSAADERAYRRQRIAAALRLFARFGYEDGVSGHITARDPELQDCFWVNPFGEPFATMTARKLVLVNGHGEVVLGTRRVNQAAFAVHAEVHRARPEVVAVVHTHSVHGRALAALGELLDPITQEACAFYEDHALYDAYTGVAVDADEGRRIAAALGGNKGIVLRNHGLLTVGDSVDAAAWWFHSMERCAQVQLTARAAGKPVRIDHRDAVATREQLGSDLVAWISYQPLWRRIVAAEPELMS; encoded by the coding sequence ATGACGGAGACGCCCGCCGAAATGCCGGTCGAGACGCCGACACTGCAGACACCCCTGCCCGTTCCCGAGCCGGTCCCCGTCGATCAGCTCGACTTCGCCATGCCGCCGGTGCACGACTCGGCGGCCGACGAGCGGGCGTACCGCAGACAGCGCATCGCCGCAGCGCTCAGGCTCTTCGCGCGGTTCGGGTACGAGGACGGCGTCTCCGGGCACATCACGGCGCGCGACCCCGAACTCCAGGACTGCTTCTGGGTCAACCCCTTCGGGGAGCCCTTCGCCACGATGACCGCGCGCAAGCTGGTCCTGGTCAACGGGCACGGAGAGGTCGTCCTGGGCACGCGGCGCGTCAACCAGGCCGCGTTCGCCGTCCACGCCGAGGTGCACCGGGCCAGGCCGGAGGTCGTCGCCGTCGTGCACACGCACTCGGTGCACGGCCGGGCGCTCGCCGCGCTCGGCGAGCTGCTCGACCCGATCACCCAGGAGGCGTGCGCCTTCTACGAGGACCACGCGCTGTACGACGCCTACACCGGCGTGGCCGTGGACGCCGACGAGGGCAGGCGCATCGCCGCCGCGCTCGGCGGGAACAAGGGCATCGTCCTGCGCAACCACGGGCTCCTCACCGTCGGCGACTCGGTCGACGCGGCCGCCTGGTGGTTCCACTCCATGGAGCGCTGCGCGCAGGTCCAGCTCACGGCCCGGGCCGCCGGAAAGCCCGTCCGCATCGACCACCGCGACGCCGTCGCCACCCGCGAACAGCTCGGCAGCGACCTCGTCGCATGGATCAGCTACCAGCCGCTGTGGCGACGGATCGTTGCCGCCGAGCCCGAACTCATGTCGTAG